A single window of Methanothermobacter marburgensis str. Marburg DNA harbors:
- a CDS encoding DEAD/DEAH box helicase — protein sequence MKELKFSEFDISGEINRALDDMGFEGTTPIQALTLPVTLDGMDVVGEAQTGTGKTAAFTIPLLENLEPERVPQALVICPTRELCLQVTDEIRRIGKYLNVRVLAVYGGQGIGGQIAELRRGVHVIVATPGRLIDHIERGTVDLGGISTVVLDEADEMLNMGFIDDIERILSHVPERRQTMLFSATISKPVLRIAERYMRSPQILRVEKKHSPRIDEFYFKTREEDKVELLDWILTSNDIRMGLIFCNTKRRVQRLRKQLSRMGYSVDEIHGDLSQSKRERVMERFRKGRFNLLIATDVAARGIHVPDVEVVVNYDLPFENEYYVHRIGRTGRAGSSGKSFTLVVGREVHRLRRIQSFTGKRIKKSNMPSPQEIRRGYEEDLVEVLRRNLKSKSYGDSELLGNLVSEGYSFRDISHALLDVLESSK from the coding sequence ATGAAAGAATTGAAATTCAGTGAATTTGATATCTCAGGGGAAATTAACAGGGCCCTTGATGATATGGGATTTGAGGGTACAACCCCAATCCAGGCACTTACATTACCTGTTACACTTGATGGTATGGACGTTGTTGGCGAGGCCCAGACCGGGACCGGGAAAACCGCTGCCTTTACCATACCACTGCTTGAGAACCTTGAACCAGAGAGGGTCCCCCAGGCACTTGTGATCTGCCCGACCCGTGAACTCTGTCTGCAGGTCACCGATGAGATAAGGAGGATAGGCAAGTACCTTAATGTGAGGGTGCTTGCGGTCTATGGTGGCCAGGGTATTGGAGGTCAGATAGCCGAACTCAGGAGGGGCGTCCATGTTATCGTCGCAACACCAGGAAGGCTCATAGACCATATCGAGAGGGGTACTGTGGACCTTGGAGGCATATCCACGGTTGTGCTTGATGAGGCCGATGAAATGCTCAACATGGGCTTCATAGATGACATAGAGAGGATACTATCCCACGTCCCTGAAAGGAGACAGACCATGCTGTTCTCTGCAACCATCTCAAAGCCGGTGCTAAGGATCGCAGAGAGGTATATGAGGAGCCCCCAGATTCTCCGTGTAGAGAAAAAGCACAGCCCCAGGATAGATGAATTCTATTTCAAAACCAGGGAGGAGGACAAGGTTGAGCTCCTTGACTGGATACTGACATCCAATGACATCAGAATGGGCCTCATATTCTGCAACACCAAAAGGAGGGTTCAGAGGCTCAGAAAGCAGCTTAGCCGTATGGGTTACTCTGTGGATGAAATTCACGGGGATCTATCACAGTCAAAGCGTGAGCGTGTCATGGAACGCTTCAGGAAGGGAAGGTTCAACCTCCTCATTGCAACTGATGTTGCTGCACGGGGTATACATGTGCCTGATGTGGAGGTCGTTGTCAACTATGATCTCCCATTCGAGAACGAGTACTATGTTCACAGGATAGGGCGTACCGGGCGTGCCGGTTCAAGTGGAAAATCCTTTACACTGGTTGTTGGAAGGGAGGTCCACAGGTTAAGGCGAATCCAGTCCTTTACAGGTAAAAGGATAAAGAAGAGCAACATGCCATCCCCGCAGGAGATAAGGAGGGGTTACGAAGAGGACCTTGTGGAGGTGCTCCGTAGAAACCTTAAATCCAAGAGTTACGGTGACTCCGAGCTCCTGGGAAACCTTGTGAGTGAGGGTTACAGTTTCAGGGATATCTCACATGCCCTTCTGGATGTTCTGGAGTCCTCAAAATAG
- a CDS encoding 5-formyltetrahydrofolate cyclo-ligase, which translates to MMTDKNLIRERIWKLLKDRGVSSRPHGRIPDFQGSVAAAERLSRTIEWERADVVFSSPDSAQRPVRRLALDDGKDLVMPTPKIKDGYLLISGDVPDADAASTIRGAYRYGSFISRFPEVDLVVEGSVAVDLEGNRLGKGGGYGDREISELRDQGAIGEDTPIATTVHELQIIESVPVEDHDERINMIVTPMRVIRLFLNEKIPRVI; encoded by the coding sequence ATGATGACGGATAAGAACCTAATCAGGGAGAGGATCTGGAAACTCCTGAAGGATAGGGGTGTAAGCAGCCGCCCCCATGGCCGCATACCAGACTTTCAGGGGTCAGTTGCAGCCGCAGAGAGGCTCTCAAGGACCATAGAATGGGAAAGAGCAGATGTTGTATTCTCATCCCCCGATTCTGCCCAGCGCCCAGTGAGAAGACTGGCCCTTGATGATGGAAAGGACCTTGTAATGCCCACACCAAAGATAAAGGATGGTTACCTTTTAATCTCAGGGGATGTTCCGGATGCTGATGCTGCATCAACCATAAGGGGCGCCTACAGGTATGGCTCATTCATCAGCAGATTCCCTGAGGTTGACCTTGTTGTTGAGGGATCCGTGGCCGTTGACCTGGAGGGAAACCGCCTCGGTAAGGGGGGAGGATACGGTGACAGGGAGATATCTGAACTCAGGGATCAGGGGGCCATAGGAGAGGATACCCCCATAGCTACAACGGTACATGAGCTGCAGATCATTGAAAGTGTCCCTGTTGAGGACCACGATGAAAGGATAAACATGATAGTGACACCCATGCGTGTGATAAGACTATTTCTCAATGAAAAAATCCCGCGAGTCATCTGA
- a CDS encoding acetate uptake transporter: MTEKEVVISDKTANPAPLGLLGFGITTVLLNLHNAGLFPINSMILAMGFAYGGIAQILASVMEYRKGNTFGTVAFGSYGLFWWSLVLLLVIPKLKFIETAGSAAAAADPVAMASYLFMWGLFTLVMFIATLKLKRGIQVIFISLAVLFFLLTAGEITGSTIITTIAGYEGIFTGAAAMYVGLAEVINETHGRDVLPI; encoded by the coding sequence ATGACTGAAAAAGAAGTGGTTATATCAGATAAAACTGCCAACCCGGCTCCCCTTGGACTTCTGGGCTTTGGTATAACCACTGTGCTTCTGAACCTGCACAACGCAGGGCTTTTCCCCATAAACAGCATGATACTTGCGATGGGGTTCGCCTACGGGGGTATAGCCCAGATACTGGCAAGTGTGATGGAATACAGGAAGGGCAACACCTTTGGTACTGTTGCATTCGGCTCATATGGACTCTTCTGGTGGTCACTGGTACTTCTGCTTGTGATCCCCAAACTGAAGTTCATTGAAACAGCCGGCAGTGCAGCGGCAGCAGCCGACCCTGTTGCAATGGCATCATACCTCTTCATGTGGGGCCTGTTTACACTGGTGATGTTCATTGCAACCCTCAAACTCAAGAGGGGCATACAGGTGATATTCATAAGCCTCGCAGTGCTCTTCTTCCTGCTCACAGCCGGTGAAATCACAGGTTCCACCATCATAACAACCATTGCAGGTTATGAGGGTATATTCACAGGGGCCGCTGCAATGTACGTTGGCCTTGCAGAGGTCATAAACGAAACCCATGGAAGGGATGTCCTGCCCATATGA
- a CDS encoding TIGR02253 family HAD-type hydrolase, with translation MLKAVFFDIDDTLYDTSGFAKLARKAALNVMIDAGLPLTQDEAYKLLREIIAEKGSNYDKHFNVLTKTVFGEEKPLLIALGMITYHNVKFALLRPFPNTTSTLIHLKSRGYRLGVISNGITIKQWEKLIRLGIHHFFDEVVTSDEVGFEKPNIRIFEEALRRMGCKPERSIMVGNKFNEDILGATNAGMSAILVNSELTDEERDLIEKRGLDVTVIDDISELKEIL, from the coding sequence ATGCTGAAGGCGGTTTTCTTTGATATTGATGACACCCTCTATGACACATCAGGATTTGCCAAACTTGCAAGAAAGGCTGCCCTGAATGTGATGATAGATGCGGGTTTACCCCTGACACAGGATGAGGCATACAAACTTCTGAGGGAGATAATCGCTGAGAAGGGCTCCAACTATGATAAACATTTCAATGTACTCACAAAGACGGTTTTCGGTGAGGAAAAACCCCTTCTCATTGCCCTTGGAATGATAACATACCACAACGTTAAGTTCGCACTTCTCCGGCCATTTCCCAATACAACATCAACGCTCATACACCTCAAGAGCAGGGGATACAGGCTGGGGGTCATATCCAACGGTATAACAATAAAGCAGTGGGAGAAACTGATAAGGCTCGGGATACACCACTTCTTCGATGAGGTCGTCACATCAGATGAGGTTGGCTTTGAGAAACCAAACATAAGGATCTTTGAGGAGGCCCTCAGAAGGATGGGCTGCAAACCTGAAAGGTCCATCATGGTTGGCAACAAGTTCAATGAGGACATACTGGGGGCAACCAATGCGGGAATGTCAGCCATACTCGTCAACTCAGAGCTTACAGATGAAGAGAGGGATCTCATTGAAAAGAGGGGCCTTGATGTTACGGTCATCGATGACATTAGCGAACTTAAGGAGATTCTCTAG
- the feoB gene encoding ferrous iron transport protein B, with the protein MEKSEITVALAGNANVGKSVIFNQLTGSNQIVGNWPGKTVERAEGYLKFQGRDIHIIDLPGIYSFSTYSMEEIVSREFIVNEKPDVVINVLDASVLERNLFFTLQLMEMEVPMVICINQVDMARQKGIVIDEKKLEGALGVPVVSTVAVKGQGLQKLLRKTLEVADKRIKPEVIEYGEEVESRIRKLMEALPEIPEGYSKRWVAIKLLENDPEITAMMPPSVKNLAAELAAQVERIHNEPSFSVMASERYALSNMIAAGAQKQSEIKTSLSERLDSFLTHPIYGYISSVLVVGGLLLWTFVVGEFLSDTLTNIFGFFQPVDPQFSGSIESIIWNGAFGGIVAGLTLVIPFVIPFYLMLSYIENSGLLTRVAFMMDAFMRKIGLHGKALIPLILGYGCSVPAIDSTRILETPRERLLAAFAISFAPCAARTILILGLVALFVSVWWAIGLYALDLLIIFIMGKLALKALPGETTGLIMEMHSLKMPSFRVIARQTWTRTKSLIYLVFPIYIIGSALIQLLYTLGFLNPVSNIMAPLTAGWLHLPVFAGILLILGAVRKEFILLGLVSLVGTDIGAVLTAPQILVLTLVGMLYFPCLSTIAVLAREFGWKSTSIITLANLGTALFLGGIFARILPFIM; encoded by the coding sequence ATGGAGAAATCTGAGATAACCGTTGCACTTGCAGGAAATGCCAATGTGGGTAAAAGTGTGATCTTCAACCAGCTGACAGGGTCAAACCAGATAGTCGGGAACTGGCCTGGTAAAACCGTTGAAAGGGCAGAGGGCTACCTTAAATTTCAGGGCCGGGACATCCACATAATTGACCTCCCAGGCATATACTCATTTTCAACCTACTCCATGGAGGAGATAGTCTCCAGGGAGTTCATAGTCAACGAAAAGCCAGATGTCGTCATAAACGTGCTTGATGCATCTGTCCTTGAGAGAAACCTCTTCTTCACGCTCCAGCTCATGGAGATGGAGGTCCCCATGGTTATCTGCATCAACCAGGTGGACATGGCCAGGCAGAAGGGGATAGTGATAGACGAGAAGAAACTTGAGGGTGCCCTGGGTGTGCCTGTTGTATCAACGGTGGCTGTTAAGGGCCAGGGACTCCAGAAACTCCTCAGGAAAACCCTTGAAGTGGCTGATAAAAGGATAAAACCAGAGGTCATAGAATACGGGGAGGAGGTTGAAAGCCGCATAAGAAAACTTATGGAAGCACTCCCTGAAATTCCAGAGGGCTATTCAAAGAGATGGGTTGCCATAAAGCTCCTTGAAAACGACCCTGAGATAACCGCCATGATGCCTCCCAGCGTGAAAAACCTTGCAGCTGAACTTGCAGCCCAGGTTGAAAGGATACACAATGAGCCATCATTCTCTGTTATGGCCTCTGAGAGATACGCACTCTCAAATATGATAGCAGCAGGGGCACAGAAACAATCAGAGATAAAAACATCCCTCTCAGAACGCCTTGACAGCTTCCTCACACACCCCATCTACGGTTACATCTCATCGGTCCTTGTTGTTGGAGGTCTCCTCCTCTGGACCTTCGTTGTGGGTGAATTCCTATCAGATACTCTCACCAATATTTTCGGATTTTTCCAGCCAGTTGACCCCCAGTTCTCAGGTTCGATTGAATCCATAATATGGAACGGCGCCTTCGGGGGTATAGTGGCGGGGTTGACCCTCGTGATACCATTCGTCATACCCTTCTACCTCATGCTATCCTACATCGAAAATTCGGGACTTCTCACCAGGGTCGCGTTCATGATGGACGCGTTCATGAGAAAGATAGGACTCCATGGCAAAGCCCTCATACCCCTCATACTCGGATACGGTTGCAGTGTACCGGCAATAGACAGTACGAGGATACTTGAAACCCCCAGGGAGAGGCTCCTTGCAGCCTTTGCAATATCTTTTGCACCCTGCGCCGCAAGAACAATCCTGATACTGGGGCTTGTGGCCCTCTTTGTCAGTGTATGGTGGGCCATAGGGTTATACGCCCTGGACCTCCTCATAATATTCATAATGGGTAAACTTGCATTGAAGGCACTTCCCGGGGAGACTACCGGCCTTATAATGGAGATGCACTCCCTCAAAATGCCGTCCTTCAGGGTCATAGCAAGGCAGACCTGGACAAGGACAAAGTCCCTCATATACCTTGTATTCCCCATATACATAATCGGAAGCGCCCTCATACAGCTCCTCTACACCCTCGGGTTTTTAAATCCGGTAAGCAATATCATGGCTCCGCTCACAGCTGGCTGGTTACATCTGCCGGTATTTGCCGGGATACTCCTGATCCTTGGTGCTGTGAGGAAGGAGTTCATCCTCCTGGGACTCGTCTCACTGGTTGGAACAGATATTGGGGCTGTACTTACAGCACCCCAGATCCTTGTGCTCACCCTTGTGGGAATGCTTTACTTCCCCTGCCTTTCAACGATAGCAGTACTTGCACGGGAATTCGGGTGGAAATCCACATCCATAATAACCCTTGCAAACCTTGGAACCGCCCTCTTCCTGGGGGGAATCTTTGCAAGGATACTGCCATTCATCATGTGA
- the hypE gene encoding hydrogenase expression/formation protein HypE, producing the protein MKIGMSHGAGGEVMQDLISNIILSNIHNTRVNGGVGLEDLDDGASIPLGDYEIVMSTDGHTVDPLFFPGGDIGKISVAGTVNDISVMGARPLAIASAMILSEGFPGEDLERIVQSMDAVSRETGVSIVTGDTKVMERGKLDRMVITTTGIGVVKRGEIIRDSGLRPGDKIILTGSVGDHGMALMAFREGFGFDTDLESDVAPVWGMVEAALEVGGVTAMKDPTRGGIANALNELADKSGVGMVVDEDMIPVREEVRAVSEMLGIDPYEVANEGKVIMGVDPEYAEDVLRAVRKAPYGENARIIGEANQDSHVILETSLGGRRILEAPVADPVPRVC; encoded by the coding sequence ATGAAGATCGGCATGTCCCATGGTGCAGGCGGAGAAGTGATGCAGGACCTCATATCAAACATAATACTATCCAATATCCATAACACGAGGGTTAACGGCGGAGTTGGCCTCGAGGACCTTGACGACGGTGCAAGCATACCCCTCGGCGACTATGAAATAGTTATGAGTACCGATGGCCACACAGTCGACCCCCTCTTCTTCCCCGGCGGTGACATAGGTAAGATATCGGTTGCAGGTACAGTCAACGACATATCGGTTATGGGTGCAAGGCCCCTTGCAATTGCAAGTGCAATGATCCTCAGCGAGGGGTTCCCTGGCGAGGATCTTGAGAGGATCGTGCAGTCAATGGACGCTGTCTCCAGGGAGACCGGGGTGTCAATCGTAACCGGGGACACCAAGGTCATGGAGAGGGGTAAACTGGACAGGATGGTCATAACAACCACGGGTATAGGTGTTGTGAAGCGTGGTGAGATAATAAGGGACTCAGGACTGAGGCCCGGTGATAAGATCATACTCACAGGCAGCGTGGGGGACCATGGTATGGCACTCATGGCCTTCCGTGAGGGTTTTGGATTCGACACCGACCTTGAATCGGATGTTGCCCCGGTATGGGGTATGGTTGAGGCTGCCCTTGAGGTTGGTGGTGTTACCGCAATGAAGGACCCCACAAGGGGTGGTATAGCAAATGCCCTCAACGAACTCGCAGATAAATCAGGGGTCGGGATGGTTGTTGATGAGGACATGATCCCTGTAAGGGAGGAGGTGAGGGCTGTCTCTGAGATGCTTGGCATCGACCCCTATGAGGTTGCCAATGAGGGCAAGGTCATCATGGGTGTCGACCCTGAATACGCTGAGGATGTCCTCAGAGCCGTCCGGAAGGCACCATACGGTGAAAACGCGAGGATAATAGGTGAAGCGAATCAGGACAGTCATGTGATCCTTGAAACAAGCCTTGGAGGCAGGAGGATACTTGAGGCCCCTGTTGCTGATCCTGTTCCAAGGGTGTGCTGA
- the polB2 gene encoding DNA polymerase PolB subunit 2 produces MSDNLEAEILSQVERFLKHINSNLPEGMELEFEGFYRRGFFVTKKRYALIEDDTIVAKGLELVRRDWAPIAKKTQQKVLMAILRDGSPEKARKIIRDVVRRIRGGEVELDDLAIHTQITRDLSEYKQIGPHVIAAKRSLEKGRRIERGSIIRYIIVKGRGPISQRAFPLEDVEGLEYDPDYYIENQVMAAVSRIMSSLGYSTEDINSLSCGERQSSLDAFF; encoded by the coding sequence ATGTCAGATAACCTTGAGGCCGAGATACTATCCCAGGTGGAAAGGTTCCTCAAACACATAAACAGCAACCTGCCTGAGGGCATGGAGCTGGAATTTGAGGGCTTTTACAGGAGGGGCTTCTTCGTAACAAAAAAGAGATACGCCCTAATAGAGGATGACACGATTGTTGCAAAGGGCCTTGAACTTGTGAGGCGTGACTGGGCACCGATAGCTAAAAAGACCCAGCAAAAAGTTTTAATGGCCATTCTAAGAGACGGATCCCCTGAGAAGGCTAGAAAGATAATAAGGGATGTTGTAAGGCGCATAAGGGGCGGCGAAGTGGAACTGGATGACCTTGCAATCCACACCCAGATAACAAGGGACCTCTCTGAGTACAAACAGATAGGCCCACATGTCATCGCCGCAAAACGATCCCTTGAGAAGGGAAGGCGCATTGAGCGGGGATCCATAATCAGGTATATCATAGTTAAGGGAAGGGGCCCCATAAGTCAGAGGGCCTTCCCACTTGAGGATGTTGAGGGCCTGGAGTACGACCCGGACTATTACATTGAAAACCAGGTTATGGCCGCGGTATCAAGAATAATGTCATCTCTCGGCTACTCCACAGAGGATATAAATTCACTCTCATGTGGCGAAAGGCAGAGCAGCCTCGATGCCTTTTTCTAG
- a CDS encoding 30S ribosomal protein S8e, translated as MAIWQGKSMKKPSGGRAKMNRGKRKYELGREPAETKIGDRRVRMIRTRGGNTKVRLAADTKINVVDPETGKVEVAEIRNVVENTANPHFVRRNIITKGAVVETSLGNVRVTSRPGQDGVINGVLIKE; from the coding sequence ATGGCAATCTGGCAAGGTAAATCAATGAAGAAACCAAGCGGTGGAAGAGCCAAGATGAACCGCGGAAAGAGGAAATACGAACTTGGAAGGGAACCCGCCGAGACAAAGATCGGTGACAGGCGTGTCAGGATGATAAGGACACGTGGGGGCAACACAAAGGTCAGGCTCGCTGCAGATACCAAGATAAACGTTGTTGACCCTGAAACAGGTAAGGTTGAAGTTGCAGAGATAAGGAATGTTGTTGAGAACACAGCAAACCCCCACTTTGTGAGGAGGAACATCATAACAAAGGGTGCTGTTGTTGAAACCAGCCTTGGAAACGTGAGGGTCACATCCAGGCCTGGACAGGACGGCGTAATAAACGGCGTACTTATAAAGGAATAG
- the xth gene encoding exodeoxyribonuclease III, translating to MAEIKIISWNVNGLRAVYRKGFLDWFMDEKPDILCLQETKASPEQLPRRLRHVEGYRSFFTPAERKGYSGVAMYTRIPPKSIREGFGVERFDIEGRIQVADFDDFLLYNIYFPNGKMSDERLKYKLEFYDAFLEDVNRERDAGRNTVICGDFNTAHREIDLARPKENSNVSGFLPVERAWIDKFIENGYVDTFRMFNNESGQYTWWSYRTRARERNVGWRLDYFFVNEEFAKNVKRSWILSEVMGSDHCPVGLEIEV from the coding sequence ATGGCAGAAATCAAGATAATATCCTGGAACGTTAACGGTCTGAGGGCCGTATACCGTAAGGGCTTCCTTGACTGGTTCATGGACGAGAAACCTGATATCCTATGTCTTCAGGAGACCAAGGCGAGTCCAGAACAGCTCCCCAGAAGGCTAAGGCATGTTGAGGGTTACAGGAGTTTCTTCACCCCGGCAGAAAGGAAGGGATACAGTGGAGTGGCCATGTACACAAGGATACCCCCGAAATCCATCAGGGAGGGCTTTGGTGTTGAGAGATTCGACATTGAGGGCCGCATACAGGTTGCAGATTTTGATGACTTCCTGCTCTACAACATATACTTCCCCAACGGGAAGATGTCAGATGAGAGGTTAAAGTACAAACTTGAATTCTATGACGCATTCCTTGAGGACGTCAACAGGGAGCGGGACGCTGGCAGGAACACGGTAATATGCGGTGACTTCAACACCGCCCACAGGGAGATAGACCTGGCCAGGCCAAAGGAAAACAGCAACGTATCAGGGTTTCTACCGGTTGAAAGGGCCTGGATAGACAAATTCATTGAAAACGGGTATGTTGACACATTCAGGATGTTCAACAACGAGTCAGGCCAGTACACATGGTGGAGTTACAGGACCAGGGCCCGTGAGAGAAACGTGGGATGGAGGCTCGACTACTTCTTTGTGAATGAGGAGTTCGCAAAGAACGTTAAAAGGTCATGGATACTCTCAGAGGTGATGGGCTCAGACCACTGCCCAGTAGGACTTGAGATAGAGGTTTAA
- a CDS encoding ATP-binding protein, protein MNCDYYYHDENMVELFEELKQPKTLEELGLSYFFVRDLVLKILLTYGTVKTQRITDITGIHLDILEDVLGQMEKDGFCVQVGGSFLFSSVEYILTKRGVEKARLVMEENPYIGMAPVPYERYFELMDKQLRNRFPIKIPPEVIERAFRDVVGLSYAKECLVESCTIGKGLFVYGAPGTGKTFIISKASDLLPPVVIPRFIEFSGRIIQIYDPDFHKPCPEEPDDPRWIKIHAPFVFTGSELSLNELETTYNMNKGVYETSPLIKANGGVLLIDDLGRQRDDHEVILNRLIVPLENKKDVIYIRGVPVIFHTHFIPAFSTNLDVSIMDEAHLRRAPLHIFLRNPPVENVAEVFRRNLDATGEDYDEEVVERIKMVYTPVADGGEGLQPSYAHARDLAQIAQAVRINMEKDRIDLEVIERALDKHVLIALQRMDIDISQVHHSVRTFRVVTPEPESAERVLKLYGALTVALEDGGVLADFEDSISPSQLLAHLQGEGVSVGRVEVVAETKREIKKAILEYSG, encoded by the coding sequence ATGAACTGTGATTACTACTACCACGATGAAAACATGGTTGAACTCTTTGAGGAGCTGAAACAGCCAAAGACACTTGAGGAACTGGGTTTATCCTACTTCTTTGTGAGGGACCTTGTCCTGAAGATCCTTTTAACATACGGGACGGTTAAAACCCAGCGAATAACTGATATTACGGGTATACACCTGGATATACTTGAGGATGTCCTTGGCCAGATGGAGAAGGACGGTTTCTGCGTCCAGGTGGGGGGAAGCTTCCTCTTCTCCAGTGTTGAGTATATACTGACAAAGAGGGGGGTTGAGAAGGCCCGCCTTGTAATGGAGGAAAACCCTTATATTGGAATGGCCCCTGTACCCTATGAGAGATACTTTGAACTGATGGATAAACAGCTCCGGAACCGTTTCCCAATAAAGATACCCCCAGAGGTTATTGAAAGGGCCTTCAGGGACGTTGTCGGACTATCATATGCAAAGGAATGCCTTGTTGAGTCATGCACCATCGGTAAGGGACTTTTTGTTTATGGTGCTCCTGGAACAGGTAAAACCTTCATCATAAGCAAGGCATCGGACCTTCTACCCCCCGTGGTGATTCCCCGCTTTATAGAGTTCAGCGGGAGGATTATACAGATATACGACCCTGACTTCCACAAGCCATGTCCTGAGGAACCTGATGATCCCCGCTGGATAAAGATACACGCCCCATTCGTTTTCACAGGTTCTGAATTGAGCCTCAATGAACTTGAGACCACCTACAATATGAATAAGGGTGTATATGAGACCTCCCCCCTGATAAAGGCCAATGGTGGAGTGCTGCTCATTGACGACCTTGGAAGGCAGAGGGATGACCATGAGGTGATCCTCAACCGCCTCATAGTACCCCTTGAGAATAAGAAGGACGTCATATACATAAGGGGGGTCCCGGTTATATTCCACACACATTTCATCCCTGCATTCTCAACCAACCTTGATGTGAGCATAATGGACGAGGCACACCTCCGGAGGGCGCCCCTCCACATATTCCTCAGAAACCCCCCTGTTGAGAATGTTGCGGAGGTATTCAGGCGCAACCTTGATGCCACAGGTGAGGATTACGATGAAGAGGTCGTGGAAAGGATTAAGATGGTGTACACTCCAGTCGCCGATGGCGGCGAGGGCCTGCAGCCAAGCTATGCGCATGCCCGTGACCTTGCACAGATTGCCCAGGCAGTGAGGATAAACATGGAAAAGGATAGGATCGACCTTGAGGTCATTGAAAGGGCCCTTGATAAGCATGTCCTCATAGCACTCCAGAGGATGGATATCGATATCAGTCAGGTGCATCACAGTGTAAGGACATTCCGTGTTGTGACCCCTGAACCCGAGAGTGCCGAGAGGGTTCTTAAACTCTACGGCGCCCTCACGGTTGCACTGGAGGATGGGGGTGTTCTAGCAGACTTTGAGGACTCAATAAGCCCTTCACAGCTTCTGGCCCATCTCCAGGGTGAGGGTGTTTCTGTGGGAAGGGTTGAGGTGGTGGCTGAAACCAAACGTGAAATCAAGAAGGCCATACTTGAATACAGTGGATGA
- a CDS encoding RDD family protein, with protein sequence MELKKKRLCAFALDFLVVTGVMYLLTVLVYPLALLLNLFSIYRYWLPLLGIITILYFSYLEYHGGTVGKRMMGLHVISEEGELGWGQVVIRNLSRILWFPLILDVILGRLRNRLRILDAIAGTRVVSAAKNGADDAEQDL encoded by the coding sequence ATGGAACTTAAGAAGAAAAGGCTCTGTGCATTTGCATTGGACTTCCTTGTGGTTACAGGGGTGATGTACCTCTTAACAGTCCTTGTTTATCCATTAGCACTTCTCCTGAACCTTTTCTCAATCTACAGATACTGGCTCCCCCTCCTTGGCATCATAACCATTCTGTATTTCAGCTACCTTGAGTACCATGGAGGAACAGTGGGTAAGAGGATGATGGGCCTTCATGTAATATCAGAGGAGGGTGAACTTGGCTGGGGCCAGGTTGTCATAAGGAACCTTTCAAGGATACTCTGGTTCCCCCTCATCCTGGACGTCATCCTGGGACGCCTCAGGAATCGCCTGAGGATCCTCGACGCAATTGCAGGTACACGGGTTGTTAGTGCAGCGAAGAATGGGGCCGATGATGCTGAACAGGATTTATGA
- a CDS encoding metal-dependent transcriptional regulator, with protein MKHLSENIEEYLETIYRLSESSKNASTTKISKEMGIAPASVTQMLKKLDSEGYVKYSPYRGAVLTEKGYRIARRITRKHRLLERFLHDVLGIRRDRIHRQACEMEHSLSDDAERALCQLLNMPGECPDANPIPACDFKFQTCGECIELKDTDVEEIGCREGNLKSLTEMDEKQAGRVSFIRGDYRVLRRLMDMGITLGAPIRMIKRAPLSGPIEVEVRGSRVALGRDIADNVFIDTES; from the coding sequence ATGAAGCATCTCAGCGAAAATATAGAGGAGTACCTCGAAACCATCTACCGGCTATCAGAATCCAGTAAAAATGCCAGCACAACGAAAATATCAAAGGAAATGGGAATAGCCCCTGCCAGTGTAACCCAGATGCTTAAAAAACTTGATTCTGAGGGATATGTTAAATACTCCCCCTACCGTGGGGCGGTACTCACAGAAAAGGGGTACAGGATAGCCCGGAGAATAACAAGGAAGCACCGCCTGCTGGAGCGGTTCCTCCACGATGTACTTGGAATCAGGAGGGACAGGATACACAGACAGGCCTGTGAGATGGAACATTCGCTCTCAGATGATGCAGAGAGGGCCCTATGCCAGCTCCTCAACATGCCAGGTGAGTGCCCCGACGCAAACCCGATCCCTGCCTGCGATTTCAAATTCCAGACATGTGGGGAATGCATTGAACTGAAGGATACCGATGTTGAGGAAATAGGGTGCCGGGAGGGTAACCTTAAATCACTCACAGAGATGGATGAAAAACAGGCCGGGAGGGTTTCATTCATACGGGGGGACTACAGGGTTTTAAGGAGGCTCATGGACATGGGAATAACCCTTGGAGCCCCCATAAGAATGATCAAAAGGGCCCCCCTCAGTGGGCCCATCGAGGTGGAGGTCCGCGGGTCAAGGGTGGCTCTTGGAAGGGATATAGCAGACAATGTATTCATAGATACAGAAAGCTGA